The following proteins come from a genomic window of Drosophila sulfurigaster albostrigata strain 15112-1811.04 chromosome X, ASM2355843v2, whole genome shotgun sequence:
- the LOC133849322 gene encoding probable G-protein coupled receptor Mth-like 1: MQSFWLLMLIAQLVCSQEAITTTEDTLTISSTSTTASVTNGDRLQPPPRVTLNKCCHGGEYLNSSSRICVAGASKDWVPLVFLIQQRRFFEPEGSKPRFVKFVPNVQPQCDEQHQQLELFHTRSANVLIFSNGTLSVRERDILVQPANYCVDRFVALVCVERDAPLPMQQQERQPGDESQQVAPPPPPPTLRLRKCCGKRGIYNSNIKSCTLQTAASGSSDANGQLQLEPQLPWGSYQTSYGLPECHLGNGSAYAIAGDWHEATLNRTTGALQLQLTNLSALQYCLEHTERAGEVKIITCSQHFGQDTNQAQYADDVSILSVGIVISIVFLAATLVAGYMLPAVHHALHWRCQIYYVFCLLLGKILLIVEISRALEPGTMSCMLLAIGMQFFFLSAFFWLNTMCFNIWWTFRDFRPSSLERNQETLRLRLYSAYAWGVPLLICAIAACVDQLPETETALLRTGFGQPYCWFDNRAAIFAYFFGPIGLLLCANIMLFISTTHQLTCGLWKRDDVKSTSEKSALGRVCLKLVVVMGVTWIWDIISWLVGGPNEVWLMTDLINALQGVFIFIVVGCQPQVWTACKRICCPRLTHDITNTTNGVQHSSSSQGLPSMAGCGTEFTQNTSMNVTTLASPDDSAPAVPTSSPPRTPTLSIANTTTATTGATTTTTKIPMETIC, translated from the coding sequence ATGCAAAGCTTTTGGCTATTAATGCTGATCGCGCAGCTTGTCTGCAGTCAGGAAGCGATAACAACGACCGAGGACACTTTAACCATAAGCTCCACATCCACCACAGCCAGTGTGACCAACGGTGATCGGCTGCAACCGCCGCCGCGTGTCACGCTGAACAAGTGTTGCCATGGCGGGGAATATTTAAACAGCAGCTCGCGGATTTGTGTGGCCGGCGCCTCCAAGGATTGGGTGCCGCTCGTCTTTCTCATACAGCAGCGACGCTTCTTTGAGCCCGAAGGCTCCAAGCCGCGCTTCGTGAAATTCGTGCCCAACGTGCAGCCCCAGTGTGACgagcaacatcagcaattgGAGCTGTTCCACACCCGAAGCGCCAATGTGCTCATCTTCTCGAATGGAACGCTGTCCGTGCGTGAACGCGACATCCTCGTCCAGCCTGCCAACTATTGTGTAGATCGCTTTGTGGCGCTGGTCTGCGTTGAACGCGATGCGCCATTGCCCATGCAACAGCAGGAACGTCAACCGGGTGACGAGTCTCAACAGGTGgcgccaccaccaccaccgccaacGTTGCGTCTGCGCAAATGCTGTGGCAAGCGTGGCatctacaacagcaacatcaaaagTTGTACACTGCAAACAGCAGCGAGCGGCAGCAGCGATGCTAATGGACAGCTGCAATTGGAGCCACAGTTGCCATGGGGCAGTTATCAAACCAGCTACGGACTCCCGGAGTGTCATCTGGGGAATGGCAGTGCGTATGCCATTGCCGGGGATTGGCATGAGGCAACATTGAATCGCACAACGGGCGctctgcaactgcaactcacGAATCTGAGCGCATTGCAATATTGTCTAGAGCACACGGAACGTGCCGGCGAGGTGAAGATCATTACGTGCAGTCAGCATTTCGGACAGGACACCAACCAGGCTCAATATGCGGATGATGTCTCAATACTCAGCGTGGGCATCGTCATATCGATTGTGTTTCTGGCGGCCACATTGGTTGCCGGCTACATGTTGCCAGCGGTGCATCATGCGCTCCACTGGCGCTGTCAGATCTATTATGTGTTCTGTCTGCTCCTCGGCAAAATCCTGTTGATTGTCGAGATAAGCCGAGCCCTGGAACCGGGGACGATGAGTTGCATGCTGCTGGCCATTGGCATGCAGTTCTTCTTTTTGTCCGCCTTCTTTTGGCTAAACACCATGTGCTTCAACATCTGGTGGACATTCCGGGACTTTCGTCCCAGCTCCCTGGAGCGCAATCAGGAGACCCTACGCCTGCGTTTGTACTCCGCCTATGCCTGGGGTGTGCCGCTCTTGATATGCGCCATTGCCGCCTGTGTGGATCAGTTGCCCGAAACGGAGACGGCGCTGTTGCGCACGGGATTCGGACAACCGTATTGCTGGTTCGATAATCGTGCGGCGATCTTCGCGTACTTCTTTGGACCGATCGGATTGCTGTTGTGCGCCAACATAATGCTCTTCATCTCGACCACACATCAGTTGACCTGCGGTCTGTGGAAGCGCGACGATGTCAAGTCAACGTCGGAGAAATCGGCATTGGGTCGCGTCTGCCTCAAGCTGGTTGTTGTGATGGGTGTTACATGGATATGGGATATTATCTCGTGGCTGGTGGGCGGGCCCAATGAAGTGTGGCTAATGACGGATCTGATCAATGCCCTGCAGGGTGTATTCATCTTTATTGTCGTGGGATGCCAGCCGCAGGTGTGGACCGCCTGCAAGCGCATCTGTTGTCCGCGACTCACGCACGACATCACGAACACAACGAATGGGGTGCAGCATTCGAGCAGCTCGCAGGGATTGCCCTCGATGGCCGGATGTGGCACCGAGTTTACGCAAAACACCTCGATGAATGTGACGACGTTGGCCAGTCCAGATGATTCTGCACCTGCAGTGCCAACATCATCGCCGCCAAGAACGCCAACACTGAGCATAGCAAacaccacaacagcaacaacaggagcaacaacaacaactacaaagaTACCCATGGAAACTATTTGCTAA